The sequence GCGTGGGGTAGCTTGGCTATGTTGAGATTGGCGCGGGCGAGGGAGGCTCTGGTCAGTCGGGCTGAGTTCAGCTCGGCGCCGCGCAGATCGGCTTCGGACAGGTCTGCGTTCTCCAGTGACGCCAAGCGCAGATCGACTGCGACAAGGCCGGCACGTGCCAGATACGCGCCGTCCAAGACGGCGGTGTCGATTCGCGCATCCGAGAGGTCCAGCCATCCTGCTTTCGGATCGGCGGGCCGGACTCGACCCAATACTCTGAGAGCGGTTTCGACATCCTTTTCCAAGGTATCTGTCGTTCTCGGCTTACGGGCGTGTTCCAGAGTATACGTGGCGAGAACATCCACTACGGTCTGCTGGTAATCGGCCGCATCCTTGCCGATATTCCCCAGAGCATAGATGCCGCCGATGCGCACATCCATTTTATCGTCACCAAGCTGTTCGACGGCCTTGCTGAATCGATCGGTGATCTGGCCTTTTCGAGTCACGTCAAGTCCGTCACGGGCAATCTTCTGCTCCTCGCGAGCGGCGTCCAGCGACTTGGCGGTCTGAGCCAGGCTCTGCGCGGTGAAGAGCAGACTCACCAGCACGCCGATGGTCGTGGCGATCTGCAGCAGGGTGGCGATGAACTGGCGCCTGCTGTCGCGGGCCGTATTGTGCAGTTCGGCGCGGTCCTTCGCCGGGAGTGCGTCGAATTCCGCTCGTGTGAGTGCGGCGGTCGCCCGCTTTCCACGTTTCCACCGTAACCACGTCATGCCCGCATTATGCGATCAAGTACGCAGACCGGCGAGAGTATCCACTGCTCAGGTCGGGCGATGACGGCTGGGGAAGCGGCATCGAGGGTATTGGGACAGGACCCGGGGCGTCGGCGAGCAAGTTGCTTTCCGCGAGGCGTCTGATGCCGCAAGCCGGGAAAGCGCTCCAGGCCTGCTCCATATGGCCCGGATCCGCGCCATCGTTGAGCGCTGGGGGATCGAGTTCCCGGCCGTCCCCGGACTCGACATCGAAGGCCTCGAGGTCGACTTCCTCGACCCCGAGGACATCATCCCGGTGTTCCGAGTCCCCTGGCGGGAAGATCGAAATGCTTTCCGACCCGGGAGAAGATGGCGGATGCTGTCGTTCGCTGCCGGGGGCTGCCGCGTGACGGCGACGCATCGGTGACGCGCATCCCTGAGTCACGAGACCAACGATCACCCGCACCGGCGGCCGGCGCTCCGGCGACGCGTGCGATCCCGTAACCGGGCTGACGTACGAGAGCCATGCCCCTTCCCCGGGCCGGGGCACTCTCGCGTCTCGGGCTGCCGGGCCCCGGCGCCGTCAGGGGAGAAGTAGCTGTGAGTGATCGGCCCTCCCCCTGCTTGACCGGAGGCCCAGGGCGCTGTCTGACTGGAGGCCCGGGCCGCGTCGCGGCTGTGCGGCGGCCGTCCAAGAAGGCTGGCACTCCATTTGGTTACTCTCTGTGATTATTCGCTACTTCTGGTGGATAAAAGGGAGATGGGTGCGCTCCGTGCGAGGGCGGCCCAGACAAGGAGCACGACATGAAGGCAGTCAAGCGAGCACTCAAGGTCGGCCTGTGCACTCTGGCCGTCGGCGGGACGCTGCTGGCTTCGGTCCCCGCCGCCTCGGCGGCGGAATGGCACTGGCAGGGCCGCTACCCCGACTGGGTGACCTGTCAGGCAAACACCGTCTTCCGATTCGGCGGCTGGCCGGCGGACCGGGTGAAATGCGAGATCGACGGAACCTGGCATCCATTCCAGACCTACAGCCTCTACACCTACTCCTGAGCTACCGCGCGGGGCGGGCGCCAGGACCGACAGGCCCGGTATCCGCCCCGTGCCGGAATCGCCGACCGCCACCCGACGGCAACCGCCGGAGCCGCTCTGCGCCTGGTCGCGCGGGCCCGAGCGGAGGGCCCGCCGGTCGGCCGGTCCGGCGATGAACGGTCCCGTGCCGGGTGTCGTGACGGTCGGACCGTTCTCGCGGGACTTGGCGGTTGCCGGGTGTCGTGACGGTTGGACCGTTCTCGCGGGACTTGGCGGTTGCCGGGTGTCGTGACGGTTGGACCGTTCTCGCGGGACTTGGCGGTTGCCGGGTGTCGTGACGGTCAGACCGTCTTCGCGCGACTTGGCGGTCACCTTGTGGATCGTGACCCGGGCGACGTCGGACTCCGCCTCAAGAGGGCATGGAAGGGGCGGCTGGAGGGCTCCGGGCGCACCGGTGACGCACGAGCAGTGGACAGAGCCAATAGGCAGGGTGCTGGCATGGGAAAACGTGAATTCTCCGAACACATCGTCCCGGTCTTCTGACCCCGGCGGGAAGACCGGGAAGCGCTCCGGGCCTGCTCCATGACCCACTCCGACGCCGAACCGCCTCCGCCACCCGCGCGCGGGGCCGGCTCCGACGCCTCGCCGGCGGGAGGCGACCCGCGGCGGTGGAGCTACGTCGTCCTGGTCTTCCTGACCCTGGGAGCGGGCGCGATGGACGCGGTCGCGTTCCTGGCCCTCGGAGGCGTCTTCACCGCCAACATGACCGGCAACCTGATCCTCGTCGCGCTCGTCGGCGGTGAGAACTGGCAGATCCGGGTGATACGTTCCGGCCTCGCGTGCGTGATCTTCTCCATCGGGGTCTTCGTCGGTTTCAAGGTGCCCGACCGCGGCCGGGCGAACGAGTCGTGGCCCTCGGCCGCCACCCGCCTGCTCTGGATCTGCCTCGCCCTCCACGTCGCGTTCCTCGCCGGCTGGATACTCTGCGACGCCGCCCCCGGGCCGACCCCGACGCTCCTGCTGATCGCCGTGGCGTCCTGCGCCATGGGCCTGCAGGTCGCGGCGGCCCGGCGCGTCGACGTCGCCGGCATCACGACCACCTTCGTCACCGGCACCCTCGCCGCGCTGCTGCAGTCGCTGGCGTCGCGCAGGACCGCCGACACCGCCCGCCGCGCGGTCATCGTCCTGGCTCTCGCCGCCGGCGCGCTCTGCGCGTCGCTGGTGCTGCACCTCGCACCGCTCTGGGCGGGCGCGGTGCCGCTGCTGTTCACGATCCTCGCGCCCGCCACCGTCGTGACCCGCCTGCGCCCGCGGGGGCCGCGGCGCTCACGGCGCCCGCGCACCGGTACGGGTGGGTGATCCGGGTCCCGGTCGCGGGGAGGCCGGCGGCGGCGCTGGGGACCGGTGGGCGGGCGGCCGGCCGATGGCGGTGCCAGGGGCCGGTGGGCGGGCGGTCAGCCGATGGCGGCGCCGAGAGCCGGCAGGTAGCCCGAGGACTGCCCGCGCCTGTTCGGGTGGTAGGACTGCCAGGTGTTCGACGGCATGATGCGGGTGACCCACTCCCGCTGGACCCCGCCGGGAGCGCACACCCCGTGCCCGGCGAAGGCGTCGCGCACGTCGACGTAGCGGAAGCCGGCGTTCTCGGCCTGCTCCCGGATGACCGTGTTGATGTGGTCGGCGAGCAGGTTCATTCGCTTGCGCATCCACTCGGCGACGTCGCAGCCGGACGGGTGGCCCGCCTCGAACAGGTGCGGGTAGCCGACGACCAGGACCTCCGCCGCCGGGGCGGCGGCGCGGATGGCGCCGTAGGTCCAGGCGAGCTTGCCGGGCAGCCTCTGGTCGACGAAGCGCCCGGCGTCGTCGAGGACGCGGTTGCAGTCCTCAGCCTCGCCGCCGACCACGACGCAGTTGACGACGGCCGCCTCGAAGCCGGCGTCGTTTCCGCCGATCGTGACGGTGACCAGGGTGGTGTCGCCGTCCAGGGCGTCGGGCACCTGCCGCTCCACCACGTCGTCGGTCACCGCCCCGCCGCACGCCTCGTACCTGAAACTGTCGGGACGGCTGGCGCGGGCCCACAGGATCGGGTGGGAGTTGGCGCTGCGCCGGCACAGCCCGCTGTCGGGGTCGTAGTCCCCGGCGCCGGAGCCGGAGGCGAAGGAGTCTCCCAGGGCCGCGTAGTGCACCTGCATCGCGGCGGGCCGGATGGTGACCGGGGCGGTGCCGGTGCCGAAGGTGACCAGCGGGACGGTGACGAGGGTTGCGAGAAGTTGGTGGCGCACGGTCTCTCCTGTGACTGGCGTGATCGAACATGACAATTAGCAATGTATTCGTCACCTTGTGTGGCGTCGCCCGGACGCGCGGGCGGGCCCGTGAGTCCGCGTTCCGGCAGGGCGCCGCTTCGCGCGGAGGCTCTCTGAAGTTTGACAGCATGCTGTCCATATGACAGTCTGCTGTCATGAGTGAAGAGATCGTGCACGTGGCCGTCTACGACGCCCTCGCCGACTGGGAGGTGGGCTACGCCATCGCCCACATCCGCGGCGAGATGGCCCAGCGCGTGCCCGGCCGCTACGAAGTGAAGACGGTGGGCGAGAGCCACGAGCCGGTGACCACGGCCGGTGGGATGCGCATCCTCCCGGACCTGACGCTGGCCGGACTGGACCCCGCCGGCAGCGCGATGCTGATCCTGCCGGGTGCCTCCACCTGGGAGGGCGGCAACCAGGCGTTCGGCCGCAAGGCCCGCGAGTTCCTCGACGCGGGCGTCCCGGTCGCGGCGATCTGCGGCGCCACCGCCGGGCTGGCCAGGGAGGGTCTGCTCGATGACCGCGACCACACCGGCAGCGCCCCCGAGTCCCTCCGCGCGACCGGGTACGGCGGAGCCGCGCGGTACCGGGAGGCCCCGGCGGTCACCGACGGAGATCTGATCACCGCCGGTCCGGCCGCACCGGTGGAGTTCGCTCGCGAGGTGCTGGACAGGCTCGGCGTGTACGAGCCCCGGGTGCTCGACGCGTGGTACCGGCTGTTCGGCGAGCAGGACGCGAGCGCGTTCGCCGTGCTGGCGGCGGCGGGCCCGCGATGAGCGCCCGGGAACGGCGGGCGGAGCCGGCCGCGCTGATGGCCGGGACGGCGCTGGCCGTGTTCCGCCTCAACGGGCAGTTCCTGGAGGTGGCGGAGAGCCTGGCCCGGCCGGTGGGCCTGACCGCCGCCTGGTGGCAGGTGCTCGGCGCGGTGCTCGACGAGCCGCTACCGGTCGCCGGGATCGCCCGGGCGATGGGCATCACCCGCCAGAGCGTCCAGCGGATCGCCGATCTGCTCGTCGAGAAGGGCCTTGCCGAATACCTGCCCAACCCGGCCCACAGCAGGGCTAAACTGCTGCGGCCCACCGAGGACGGGCGGGCCGCCGTACGGCGCATCGCCCCCGGCCAACGCGCACTCGCCGGCCGCCTCGCTGAGCATCTGGGGCTCGACGAGTTCCAGCGTGCGCGGGAGGCGCTGGAGACGCTGTCACGGGCCCTGGAGGCCATCGACGCCGCCGGCTGACGCCGGTGGCACGAGGAGCGTTCCCGTGACGGGCGCACCCCGGATCCGGCCGTTCCGGATCGACACCCCGCAGGCCCGGCTCGACGACCTGGGCCCCGGTCCCGGTGACACCTTCCGTCCATGCGGAAACGGTCTGTAAGCGTCGTACCCGGCTTCCGCGGCGGGACCGCCGGGGGAGCTGTTCCTCGACCGGCGACTCGCCCCACAATGGGGGGCCGGAGCACCAGCCTCCGGTCCCGCCGGTCACGAAGTAACCGGGACGGGAGCTGTTCGGTGGCACAGGGAGGACATGTCGTGGGTGGAAGTCTCGCGGTGGGAGACGTGGTCGAGGATTTCGAGCTTCTCGACGAGACCGGGACGCCACGGCGGCTCAGCGACCTCGTTGCGACGGGGCCGGTGGTGCTGTTCTTCTACCCGGCCGCCATGACGTCCGGATGCACGGCGGAGAGCTGCCACTTCCGGGACCTGGCGGAGGAGTTCGCCGCCGTGGGGGCGACCAGGGTCGGGATCAGCCGTGACACGGTCGACCGCCAGCGGCGGTTCGCCGATACCCACAACCTGGGCTTCCCTCTGCTGTCGGATCCGGACGGCGCCGTCGCCCGGCAGCTCGGCGCCCGGCGCAACATCGCGGTAGGGCCCTTCCTCACCCGCCGGATGACCTTCGTCATCGACGTGGACCGCCGCCTCCTTGAGGTGATCCACAGCGAGACGAGCATGCAGGCCCATGCCGATCGGGCCCTGGAAGTCTTGCGGTCGCGGACCGGAGCGTGACCGGACAGGGGGAGTGGCGTCTTTTCGCGTAGAGGTCCCGGGACGGCCCGCGGCGTAGCCGTGCCCTTGTGCCGGAGACGCTGACGTGCGCGGCGCCCGGCCTCCGGCGAAAGCTCCGTCAGGCCGGCGTCCGGGGACCTGCTCCGGGGATCGACCCTTTAGTCTCCAAGACATGGCGACCCTTCCAGACCGGGATCCGCGGGAAATACGAGCCGCTGACGGCGACCGCGACCAGACTGCCGCAATCCTCCGCAACGCAGTCGGCGACGGCCGGCTGACCATGGACGAGTTCGAGGAAAGGCTGGCGGCGGTCTACACCGCCAAGACCTACGCCGACCTGGAACTGCTCACCGGCGACCTGCCGGACATCTCCCAGTCGACGGCCACGCCGAGCTATATCGGTCATGACCCGGACGCGCCGACCAGCGGCGTCGCCGTCGGGATCATGAGTGGCTTCAAGCGCGCCGGCCGCTGGCGGGCTCCCCGGAACTTCACCGCCCTGGCCTTCTGGGGCGGAGGCAAGATCGACCTGCGTGAGGCGGTGTTCACCGGGCGGGAGATGAAGATCCGGGCGTTCGCCGTCATGGGGGGTGTCGAGGTCGTCGTGCCCGACGACGCCGAGGTGTTCGTCACCGGGCTCGGCCTCATGGGCGGGTTCGGCCATGAGGCGAGCGGGGTCGGCAGGCCCGGCGCGCCCCGGATCGTGGTGACGGGGTTCGCCTTCTGGGGCGGGGTCGAGGTCAAGCGCAAGGCCCGCAAGAAGAGGAGCAGGTAGCGAGCGGCCCGCCGCCGCGGGCCTTCTCCGCGTGCCGTGGGATGATGCGCGGGCGGATCACACCACCTGGCCCCTGGAAGTGGACGGCGAGGACCTCGCCTCGGTGACCTTCGGCGTCCGCTCCGATCCCGGGGACGGATAGCGCTTGTGTCCGCCGATCTCCGTGATGACAGCCGGGACCCGGTGGCTCGCTCTCACCCGCATGCGACATGCATGCTTCGACGGCTCCGGCGAAGAGCGGCAGAAGTCGCTCTGTCCGGTTAAGAGGCTGTTCCCTGTGTGCCTGGCCAGTCTTCGGGTTGTGACACGTAGGTGCCGCGATGGGGCACGGTGAAAACCCAGCCCTGATCGCGCAGGAACGCGACCGAGTTTCGGACGGTGACCTTGGCGACGCCGTACTGCTCCATGAGCATCTTCTCGCTGGGAATCGCGCGATTCGGTTGGAATTCGCCCTTGCGGATCCGTTCGGCGATTTCGTGGGAGATCTGCTGGTAGAGGGGCGTCTTGCGAGGAGCCCGCGGGATGTCCGGATCGCCGACAAAAGTGCCTTCGCCCTGGACGGTGTAGACGAGGCCTTGCTCGCGGAGCTCTCGTGCGACTCGGCGCGCGGTGGCGCGAGCGATGCCGTACTCGCTCTCCAGTTCAGTTTCGCTGGGCATGGCCTCGCCGGACGTGATGTCGCCGCTGGTGATTCGTTCCCGAATCACCTCGGCTATCTGCTTATAGACCGGTATGGGTCCGTCGCGATCAAGCACAGATGAACACTAGACCAATGCAAACGTATACCCACAAACCAGACACTCAAAGAGACGATGCTGTACGAGTTAGTAGACCGGGATGGACGACCCGACTTATAGTCACTGGGTGGTCGAGAGGGAGATGGTGCTGGAAGTGGTGGTTGGGGTGTCGGGGGAGCGGCATCACGGGCATCACGTGGCGCCGTTGCAGGCGGCGCATGAGGCGATCGACTGGCGGCCCGAGGTGCCGAGGGGGGATCGGGTGAGGGTGAAGGAGCACACCTGTGACTGCCGGGCGACCTTCTACGAGCTGTGCCGGGCGGGTGGGTTGATGTTCATACGGCGGACGCATCGGCTGAGAGGCGTGGTGGCCGTGCACGAGTCGCCATGGGCGCTCTCCAAGGAGGTGGAGGCGTTGTGGCTCCGCCTGCTGATCGGTAGCGCGCGTTGACCACCCGGCAAGCACGTCCGGTGGCGGGGCGAGTGCCCTTCCGCCCGAGTAGTCCATAAGCTCCCTGCCTCTCCGATGGGCCATGACGGTCGGGGAGGCAGGGCAGTGGTCCCGCATCCGTTGGAGGGCGGATGCGGGACCACTATCCAAGATCCCGGCGGGCATCTCTTCCCCACCGCCCGCCGGGTCTCGCTCCCGGCGGGCCATCCCATGAATCCGCCCGCCGGGAGCAGGCGGTGGTCCCGTGCCAACCGGGTGGCGCGGGACCACCGGCAAGAGAGCCCCTGTCGAGCGGGCCGCCGCCAGGCGAGTCACGGTCAAATGGCTTACCGCCGGGAGCCGCCGCCGAGTGAGCCGGTGTCGGCGATGCGGCGCCAGGTGGAGGCCGCCTCAGGCGGCGATGCGGCGCCAGGCGGAGGCCGCCTCAGGCGGCGATGCGGCGCCAGGCGGTGTCGGTGACGATCACGTGGTCGAGGAGGCGGAGGCCGACGGTCTCGGCGGCCTCGCTGAGTCGGGCGGTGACCTCCAGGTCGGCCGGGCTGGGGTCGAGGGAGCCGCTGGGGTGGTTATGGGCCAGGCCGAAGGAGGAGCCGCCGGAGGTGAGGACGGTGGTGATGATCTCCCGGACGGGAGCCGGGGCATGGTCGCTGCCGCCCTCGCTGACGATCGTCTTGCGGGTCACCGCGCCGCCCGGGTCGCAGACCACCACGACCACGCGTTCGTGACTGAGGCCGCGCAGGAGTGGGGAGGCGACGGCGGCCAGGTCTCCCGAGCAGGTGATCCGGCGGCGCTCCGGCTCCGACTGCGCCTGCCGTACGAGGTGGAAGGCGGCGATGACCCGGGCGGCCTTGGCCGGGCCGATGCCGGGGACCGACATCAGGCGGTGGGCGTCGGAGCGGGCCAGCCCGCGCAGGTCGCCGCAGTGGGCGATCAGGTGGGAGGCGAGCTCGACCGCGTTGGTGCCCCGGCTCCCCGAGCCGATCAGCAGGGCGAGCAGCTCCCGGTCGGCCAGGGCGGTCGCGCCACTCGACAGGAGCCGCTCGCGCGGCTGGTCGTTGGGGGGCATGTCCTTGACGCGCAATCGGCACCTCCGGCTCGGGAAACCAGGTCGGTTCTACCAGGGGGCACCGACAGTCCGGCCTCGGACAGCCGGATGCCCCCGGGGGCGAACGGCACCCCGCCTTCGTGGCCGGCCGACATGGTTTCGACGCTCACCTCGGCTGTCGCGGTCACCGCCGGACCGTGCCCGGTTGTGATGCGCGTCACAATCCAGGCTGGCGAGAACCAGTGGCGGCCCCGTCGGCTACCTACCGGACAGATCCGGTACGACAAGGGATCACCACAGTCGCGCGGGTCGAAAGCCCGCCGTGAAGGAGTCGCCATGAGCAAGAAGATGATCGCTGTGCTCCTCGGAGCGAGCTTGACCGCCGGGGTGCTCGGGCTGGGCGCCGGCGGTGCGTTCGCCGGTGACAAGGCCGGCGCGACCGGCACGCCCGGAACGACCGGCGCGATCACAACCGAGGCGGCTGCGCCGCGGCCGCCGAAGGGCGCCAGGGCGGTCGTCCAGGTCAGCCCCAACCCCACCGTCAAGCGAGGCGAAGAGGTGACGATCACCGGCCACTGCGGCGGAGGTAAGAAGCTCAACGCCGTGCTCAGCGGATTCAGCGGCAGGCCGGTGTTGAAGAACATCCGCATCATCGACGACAACCCGGACGGATTCGTGGCGAAGGCGACCCTCTCCCGTGAGATCGGCAACGGCGTCGGTCCCGTTTTCGTCGACTGCGGCGGCGAGGCGGGCGTGACCCTCCTGGTCACCCACGTCTGATCCGAGCCTTCCTTCACGGGCTCGTTAGTGCCGCGTTAGTGCCGTGTTCCTGAATGGCCTCCCGCGTAGCTGGTGAGGCCTTCGCGAACCGGAGTCTCGCTCGTTCGTGAGCGCTACCACGCGGCGTGATCGCACCAGCTCGAGCCGTACCAGGTGTCCGCGGTGTCACCGTCCGACCCGCCGTCATTGTCGGCATACCACTCCCACAGCCACCACCCCGTGGAGTACCACTGGTAGCTTCCGACGTAGTGTTTACCGGTGTTGTGGGAGTGACCGAGCGCCTGCTGCTTGGGGTCTCCGCCGGGGCTGGCGTTGATGTAGATCGTGTTCACCATGCACCGGACGTCCGCGTGCGCCGCTGTGGTCCCGCCCGTGACGACCATGGCCCCTGCCAGGGAAACGGCCGCGGCGCCGAGGGCACCCCATCGCTGGAGATTTCTTTTCATTCCCTGCCCTGTACTGAGAATCCTTTGGAATTTACGGCGTCGGACCCGTTCGGCGGATCCGACGTGCTCAGTATGTTTGCGGCCGATCATGGGAGTCGTTAGCAGAGCGCGCAGTGTTCCTTGTCAGCGGGCGCACACACGGCGACTCGCAACCGTCCGGTCACCGTCTCACAGTCACCGTGCGGCGAATCGGGGGTGTACCCCTCAGCCGTTTCGCGGCCGGTCATCGCGGGTGGAGGGCTGTGGAGGGTTATGGCCGTAGGCAGCGGCGGTGACGGTCGCGGTGGGCACGGAGCCGACCCGCCTCTTACGCCACCGGCTTGTGTGCCGCCTTTGACGAACGCAGTATTGGCAGGCCCGATGGTCCCAAGGCTCCGGCGAGTCATGGAGCGGTCCGCCGGTGACCGTCCTCGTCGGCGCGGCTGCCGGGGCCGGACAAGACGGGGGCCGTGCGGTCGGAGACGTGCCCGTCACGCCGGCGGGGAGGCCTCGGCCGGGGCCAGTGCCCGGTCCAGGGCGTCGAAGGAACGGTTCAGCAGGGCGATGTGGTCGTCTATGACGTCATCGAAGCGTTCGCCGGCGAGGATCCGCCGGGCGGTGATGATGTAGGTCGTGCGGTAGGCCGAGACGGCCAGCCCCGCCGCCACCCGGGGCCACGGATCGCCGGGACCGGCCCTCGAGGCCTCGGCGAACAGCACGCCGAGCAGGTTCTCCAGCCCGTCCACCAGCTCCCTGGCCCGTGCCTGCAGCGACGGGGAGTCCAGGATGACCTGCCAGAAGAACTGGTAGCCGTCGCCGATCCCCCCGAGGGGGTGACGCCGCTCCAGGAGGTCCAGCAGCAGACGGCGCAGCGCGGCCGGCGGCTCCTCGCCCTCGGGGCGTTCCCGGACCGCCTGGGTGATCAGCTCGGCGGCCTCGGGGAACCGGTCGAGGAAGAGGTCCTCCTTCCGGGGGAAGTAGTTGAAGACCGTCTTCGTCGAGACGCCGGCCGCCTCGGCCACCTCGGCCACCGTGACGTTGTCGAACCCGTGCCTCATGAAGAGGCCTGAGGCCACATCTGAGATCAGTTTGCGGGTCTGCAGCTTCTTCCGCTCGCGGAGTCCAGGCTCGTTGCTCACAAAATTACTATAGTTGATAAAAATTTATAGCTGGAGTAAATTTTTAGTGACAGTAGATATTTCATCAGGGGGTGTGGCATGTCGTACGACGTCGACGTGATCGTG comes from Streptosporangium roseum DSM 43021 and encodes:
- a CDS encoding GntR family transcriptional regulator; translation: MLDRDGPIPVYKQIAEVIRERITSGDITSGEAMPSETELESEYGIARATARRVARELREQGLVYTVQGEGTFVGDPDIPRAPRKTPLYQQISHEIAERIRKGEFQPNRAIPSEKMLMEQYGVAKVTVRNSVAFLRDQGWVFTVPHRGTYVSQPEDWPGTQGTAS
- a CDS encoding DUF1707 SHOCT-like domain-containing protein, whose product is MATLPDRDPREIRAADGDRDQTAAILRNAVGDGRLTMDEFEERLAAVYTAKTYADLELLTGDLPDISQSTATPSYIGHDPDAPTSGVAVGIMSGFKRAGRWRAPRNFTALAFWGGGKIDLREAVFTGREMKIRAFAVMGGVEVVVPDDAEVFVTGLGLMGGFGHEASGVGRPGAPRIVVTGFAFWGGVEVKRKARKKRSR
- a CDS encoding peroxiredoxin, which encodes MGGSLAVGDVVEDFELLDETGTPRRLSDLVATGPVVLFFYPAAMTSGCTAESCHFRDLAEEFAAVGATRVGISRDTVDRQRRFADTHNLGFPLLSDPDGAVARQLGARRNIAVGPFLTRRMTFVIDVDRRLLEVIHSETSMQAHADRALEVLRSRTGA
- a CDS encoding JAB domain-containing protein, producing MPPNDQPRERLLSSGATALADRELLALLIGSGSRGTNAVELASHLIAHCGDLRGLARSDAHRLMSVPGIGPAKAARVIAAFHLVRQAQSEPERRRITCSGDLAAVASPLLRGLSHERVVVVVCDPGGAVTRKTIVSEGGSDHAPAPVREIITTVLTSGGSSFGLAHNHPSGSLDPSPADLEVTARLSEAAETVGLRLLDHVIVTDTAWRRIAA
- a CDS encoding pentapeptide repeat-containing protein, with translation MTWLRWKRGKRATAALTRAEFDALPAKDRAELHNTARDSRRQFIATLLQIATTIGVLVSLLFTAQSLAQTAKSLDAAREEQKIARDGLDVTRKGQITDRFSKAVEQLGDDKMDVRIGGIYALGNIGKDAADYQQTVVDVLATYTLEHARKPRTTDTLEKDVETALRVLGRVRPADPKAGWLDLSDARIDTAVLDGAYLARAGLVAVDLRLASLENADLSEADLRGAELNSARLTRASLARANLNIAKLPHAFLDEADLTGANLTAADLTDADFTGAKLNGANFMHAVLTDATGLPPTDRLKKIVKWDADTIWP
- a CDS encoding SGNH/GDSL hydrolase family protein, producing MRHQLLATLVTVPLVTFGTGTAPVTIRPAAMQVHYAALGDSFASGSGAGDYDPDSGLCRRSANSHPILWARASRPDSFRYEACGGAVTDDVVERQVPDALDGDTTLVTVTIGGNDAGFEAAVVNCVVVGGEAEDCNRVLDDAGRFVDQRLPGKLAWTYGAIRAAAPAAEVLVVGYPHLFEAGHPSGCDVAEWMRKRMNLLADHINTVIREQAENAGFRYVDVRDAFAGHGVCAPGGVQREWVTRIMPSNTWQSYHPNRRGQSSGYLPALGAAIG
- a CDS encoding TetR/AcrR family transcriptional regulator yields the protein MSNEPGLRERKKLQTRKLISDVASGLFMRHGFDNVTVAEVAEAAGVSTKTVFNYFPRKEDLFLDRFPEAAELITQAVRERPEGEEPPAALRRLLLDLLERRHPLGGIGDGYQFFWQVILDSPSLQARARELVDGLENLLGVLFAEASRAGPGDPWPRVAAGLAVSAYRTTYIITARRILAGERFDDVIDDHIALLNRSFDALDRALAPAEASPPA
- a CDS encoding YoaK family protein encodes the protein MTHSDAEPPPPPARGAGSDASPAGGDPRRWSYVVLVFLTLGAGAMDAVAFLALGGVFTANMTGNLILVALVGGENWQIRVIRSGLACVIFSIGVFVGFKVPDRGRANESWPSAATRLLWICLALHVAFLAGWILCDAAPGPTPTLLLIAVASCAMGLQVAAARRVDVAGITTTFVTGTLAALLQSLASRRTADTARRAVIVLALAAGALCASLVLHLAPLWAGAVPLLFTILAPATVVTRLRPRGPRRSRRPRTGTGG
- a CDS encoding MarR family winged helix-turn-helix transcriptional regulator: MSARERRAEPAALMAGTALAVFRLNGQFLEVAESLARPVGLTAAWWQVLGAVLDEPLPVAGIARAMGITRQSVQRIADLLVEKGLAEYLPNPAHSRAKLLRPTEDGRAAVRRIAPGQRALAGRLAEHLGLDEFQRAREALETLSRALEAIDAAG
- a CDS encoding DJ-1/PfpI family protein, producing the protein MSEEIVHVAVYDALADWEVGYAIAHIRGEMAQRVPGRYEVKTVGESHEPVTTAGGMRILPDLTLAGLDPAGSAMLILPGASTWEGGNQAFGRKAREFLDAGVPVAAICGATAGLAREGLLDDRDHTGSAPESLRATGYGGAARYREAPAVTDGDLITAGPAAPVEFAREVLDRLGVYEPRVLDAWYRLFGEQDASAFAVLAAAGPR